In the Centroberyx gerrardi isolate f3 chromosome 9, fCenGer3.hap1.cur.20231027, whole genome shotgun sequence genome, one interval contains:
- the smx5 gene encoding smx5, whose translation MLFYSFFKSLVGKDVVVELKNDLSICGTLHSVDQYLNIKLTDISVTDPEKYPHMLSVKNCFIRGSVVRYVQLPADEVDTQLLQDAARKEAMQQKQ comes from the exons ATG CTTTTCTACTCGTTTTTCAAGTCGTTGGTGGGGAAGGATGTGGTCGTGGAGCTCAAAAATGACTTGAG CATCTGTGGAACACTTCATTCTGTTGATCAG TACTTGAACATCAAACTTACAGACATCAGTGTCACAGATCCAGAGAAATATCCACATATG CTGTCTGTGAAAAACTGTTTCATCCGTGGGTCGGTGGTCCGGTACGTTCAGCTGCCTGCAGACGAAGTCGACACTCAGCTGCTGCAAGATGCTGCACGGAAAGAAGCGATGCAGCAGAAGCAGTGA